The following DNA comes from Bradyrhizobium sp. SK17.
AGAGGTCGCCCTTGAACACGCCGGGGCCGCCCTGCTTGTAGGCCCACAGCGTTTCCATCCGCGCGGGCTCCGGGCTCTGCGGGGCAATCAGCCCCGACACCAGCGCCGCACAGACCTCGCCGCCGTGAACGTCGGGGCGGTTCAGCCAGTCGGTGTCATACCACGGCGCCTGGAAATCGGCGGCCTCGAGCCCGATCAGCGCGCGGAACTCGGCAGCGTGCGCGATCGCGAGGTTGAGCACGATGCGGCCGCCGATCGAGCAGCCCATCACGACCGGCTTCTCCAGCCGCAGCGCGCGGCAGAAGGCGCGGATCGTCTCGGTGTAGCGCGCGGTGGTGAGCTGGTATTCATCGCCGGTCCAGCTTTTCGGCGGATTCGACTTGCCATGCCAGGGCATATCGAAGGCAATGATGCGGAAGTTTTCGGCAAACTGCGCATCAGCGAGCAGATGCCGCCACTGCCGCGCATCGGATCCCGCGGTGTGCAGGCAGACCAGCGGAATGCCCTGGCCGTGCTCCTCGAAATAGATCCGGTGCAGCTCGCCGCCGATCTCGACGTGAACGTAGCGGCCGACCATCGGCTCGATATGGCCGTTCGCGAGGGGCCCACTCATGATGCAGCCGCCACGATCCGCTGCCGCGGCAGCGCCAGCAGGTCCTTGAAATACTGGAGATGCGCCATGAAGGGGTGCAGATCGCCTTCCAGCACCGCCTCGCCGCGCTTGGTCAGCGCCAGCAGATCGTGCCAGCCGGGCTTCGGCTCGGGCTGCCAATAGGCGGACCAGGCCTGCGGCGTCGCGCGATAGGCGAAGCGCCACGAGCGCATCAGCACCGGCGACGGCACCAGCTCGACGATGCGCCCGGCACGGATCGCAGCATGGAACGGCCGCGCCATCGGGCCGAGCAGGCAGTCGCAGTCCAGCAGTCGGCCGCGCCGGAGCAGCGCAGGCGCCTGATCCAGCAATGCGGGAAGGCCGGCAAACGCGCTGATGACGGCGTCGTCGGTAGCGTCAGGCGATGGCGTCATCGGGTGGGCAGGTTTCCTGCGACGGACGGTACCATGATGGCCGGAAGCGCCGGTTCTCGCAAGGCACCGATGCCCTTGGGTTCCCTAGATAATTCGCTTGACCAAACCGGGCTTGCCGGTCAGCCGCGCGCTTCCCCATGCGGCCAGGGACTGCCAATCCGTCGGACCGGATGCCGATCTAATTCCGTCGCTCGGCAGGTCGCGGCAGACCAATTGTCGCAGCCGGCGCTTCGAGACCAATTCGCGCTTCCGTTGCCCGCCGCGTTCTGCAATGCGCTTTCATGTCCCTGCGATGACAGGGGCGATCATTGCCAATTCCGGACAAGACGGGGGTCGCGATCGGGCCCAGGGAGAGATCGAGATGTCGCAACGAAATCGCTTGATGGTCCTGCTCGCGGCCGCCGGCATGCTGGTGTCGGTTGCCGCGCACGCGCAGGATTATCCGACCAAGCCGATCACGCTGATCGTGCCATGGCCGGCGGGCGGCTCGACCGATATCTCGATGCGCGCGATCGCCGAGAGCGCCTCCAAGGTGCTGGGCCAGCCGATCGCGGTCGACAACAAAGCGGGCGGCGGCGGCACCGTGGGCCCGGCGACCATGGCCGCGGGCGCCAAGCCCGACGGCTACACCATCGCACAGCTTCCGATCACCGTGTTCCGCCTGCCGCTGATGCAGGAGGTGTCGTGGGATCCGGCGAAGGATTTCTCCTACATCATCCACCTCACCGGCTACACCTTCGGCGTCACCACCAATGCGGAGTCGCAATTCAAGACCTGGCAGGACGTGGTCGATTTCGCCAAGAAGAATCCCGGCAAGGTGACCTATGCGACGCCGGCACCGGCACCTCGCTGCATGTTGGCATGGAGCAGGTCGCCCTGATGGCCGGGATCAAGCTGACCCAGGTGCCGTTCAAGGGCGGTGCCGAGACCAACGCCGCGGTGCTCGGCCAGCACACCATGCTGCAGGCGGATTCCACCGGCTGGCGGCCGCTGGTCGATGCCGGCAAGCTCCGCCTGCTGATGGTGTGGACCGGCACGCGCTCGCCGAACTATCCCGACGTGCCGACGCTGAAGGAGCTCGGCTATCCCATGATCTACGACTCGCCGTTCGGCATCGCCGGCCCCAAGGGCATGGACCCCAAGATCGTCGCCAAGCTGCACGACGCCTTCAAGAAGGCGATCGAGGACCCGGCGGTGATCGCGACGCTCGCCAAATACGACATGGTGCCGAACTACAAGAACACCGAGGACTACAAGAAGTTCGTGGTCGAGGTCACCGAGTCCGAGCGCAAGGTGATCGACACGCTCGGTCTGGCGAAGAAGTAGAGTTCAGTCCGCTACGACGGGACTCACAACGGGATGCGCGAGAACCACCCCGGTGTCGTCCCGGCGAAAGCCGGGACCCATAACCACCAAAGGCTATTTGTTGCGCAACGCTGGGGCACCGGCTCGTTCCAACAACGTGACCCTGTGGTTATGAGTCCCGGCTTTCGCCGGGACAACGGGTGGGGAGATCATCCGCGCCGCCACCTCAGGACGACGGTGATCTAAGGGCCGCTTCATATGACAGACCAAACCAACGTCAAACTCCGCCTCAACAACTCCGAGCTGTGGGGCGGCCTGATCGGGCTTGCGCTCGGCATCTTCGTGCTCTGGTCGGGCCTGAAGCTCAAGCTCGGCACCATCAACGATCCCGGCTCCGGCTATGTGCTGTTCTATGCCGGCATCCTGATGTGCGTGTTCGCGACCTCGATCATCATCGCGGCGGTCACCGAGGGCGGCCCGACCTTCGCCTCACGCTGGCAGGATGCGCGCTGGGGCAAGCCGGTGCTGGTGATCGCCTGCCTCGTCGCATTCGCCTTCGCGCTGGAGCCGCTTGGCTTCCTGCTGTCGGCGATCCCGCTGATGCTGTTGCTGTTGCGCGTGATCGATCCGGTGCGCTGGTCGCTGGCGATCCCGCTGTCCATCCTTGCCCCGCTCGGGATGTGGTGGGTGCTGAAACACCTGCTCGCGATCCAGTTGCCGAGCGGCATGTTCGAGATCGGTTGAGCAAATCCCATGGATACTCTCGTCAACGTCGCCCACGGCCTCGGCGTCGCGCTGCAGCCGGTCAATTTGATCTATTGCTTCATCGGCGTCTTCATCGGCACCCTGGTCGGCGTGCTGCCCGGCATCGGCCCGATCTCGGCGATGTCGCTGCTGTTGCCTGTCACGCTGTCGGGCACACCGGAGTCCGGCATCATCATGATGGCCGGCATCTATTACGGCTCGATGTATGGCGGCTCGACCACCTCGATCCTGGTCAATATTCCTGGCGAAGCCGCCTCCGTCGTCACCTGTATCGACGGCCACCAGATGGCGAAGCAGGGCCGCGCCGGCCCCGCGCTCGGCATCTCCGCGTTCGGCTCGTTCATCGCCGGCACCTTCTCGCTGGTCGCGCTGATGCTGGTGGCGCCCTCGCTCGCCAGCGTCGCGATCGCCTTCGGGCCGGCCGAATATTTCAGTCTGATGGTGCTCGGCCTCGTGGTGCTGACCTTCCTCACCCAGGGCTCGATGGCCAAAGCGCTGCTGATGGCCTGCATCGGCGTCGTGCTCGGCCTGGTCGGGCTCGACAGCATCACCGCGCAGCCGCGGCTGACCTTCGGCCGCATCGAATTGATCGACGGCATCGGTCTCGTGCCTGTCGTGATGGGCCTGTTCGGCGTCGCCGAGGTGCTGCTCAACACCGAGCAGGCGATCAAGCGCGACATCATCAAGACCAGGATCACGCAGTTACTGCCGAGCAAGGAGGATTGGAAAGCCAGCGCCGGGCCGGTCGGCCGCGGCACCGTGCTCGGCTTCTTCCTCGGCATCCTGCCCGGCGGCGGCGCCGTGGTGGCGTCGTTTGCGTCCTACGCGCTGGAGAAGCGGCTGTCGAAACATCCGGAGCGCTTCGGCCATGGCGCGATCGAGGGCGTCGCGGGACCGGAATCCGCCAATAATTCCGCCGCCGGCGGCGCCTTCATTCCGCTGATGACGCTCGGCATCCCGCCGAACGTGGTGATGGCGCTGTTGCTCGGCGCCTTCGTGATCCACGGCTTGCAGCCGGGCCCACTGATGATCCAGCAGAACCCGACGCTGTTCTGGGGCATCATCGCCAGCATGTATATCGGCAATCTGATGCTGCTGGTGCTCAATCTGCCGATGATCGGCATGTGGGTGCAGCTGCTGCGGCTGCCCTACAACGTGCTATTCCCGCTGATCATCCTGTTCACGATCATCGGCGTCTACTGCTCCAGCAACAACGTGTTCGACGTCCATGTCATGATCGCGTTCGGCGTGATCGGCTATTTCATGCGCAAGCTCGGCTACGAGCCGGCGCCGCTGGTGCTCGCCTTCGTGCTCGGACCGATGCTGGAGAACAACCTGCGCAAATCGCTGATCCTCTCGCAGGGCGACCTGATGACCTTCGTGGAGCGGCCGATCTCGGCGATCTGTCTCGCCTTCGCGTTGCTGCTGCTGGTCGGTCCGCTGCTGCCCTCGCTGCGCAAGAAGCGCGAGATGGTGGCGCTGGATGAGGGGGCGTGAGCCAACACATGACGTTCACCTTCGTTTGAAGATAGACCCGAATTAACCAAGCGACGCTGGCCGTCACGGCCAGCGTCGCCATATGTCCTGGTGCATGCGGTGAAACATCGCTGCGAGACGCACAGCCTCCGATCCTGACGAAGAGTGCCGTCACGGGATCACTCCGAGCCGGGATCGGACGGTGCGCCCAAACCGTCGTAGATCCGTCGGGATCGCCAGGCTCGATCACACTGCGTTCCGGTCGTCCGCGTTCCCTTCGTGGTCCTTTGGACAAGGAGGTTCCCGCGATGGCTGACTCGATCTCCACGGCAAAACTCCTGACGTCCGGCAAAGCCTCGCGCCGCGACTTCCTTTACGTCGCCACGGCCGCCTTCGGCGCGGTCGGCGCCGTCGCATCGCTCATCCCGATGATCAGCCAGATGAACCCTGACGCCTCGACGCTGGCTGCGGGCGGACCGGTCGATCTGGACCTGTCGAAGGTCGCACCGGGCCAGCAGGTGGTGCTGCGCTGGCGAACCAGGCCGGTGTTCGTGACCCACCGCACGCCGCAGGCCGTCGAGAAGCTGAAGGATCCGGCGCTGCTGTCGCAATTG
Coding sequences within:
- a CDS encoding tripartite tricarboxylate transporter TctB family protein; the protein is MTDQTNVKLRLNNSELWGGLIGLALGIFVLWSGLKLKLGTINDPGSGYVLFYAGILMCVFATSIIIAAVTEGGPTFASRWQDARWGKPVLVIACLVAFAFALEPLGFLLSAIPLMLLLLRVIDPVRWSLAIPLSILAPLGMWWVLKHLLAIQLPSGMFEIG
- a CDS encoding tripartite tricarboxylate transporter permease, with amino-acid sequence MDTLVNVAHGLGVALQPVNLIYCFIGVFIGTLVGVLPGIGPISAMSLLLPVTLSGTPESGIIMMAGIYYGSMYGGSTTSILVNIPGEAASVVTCIDGHQMAKQGRAGPALGISAFGSFIAGTFSLVALMLVAPSLASVAIAFGPAEYFSLMVLGLVVLTFLTQGSMAKALLMACIGVVLGLVGLDSITAQPRLTFGRIELIDGIGLVPVVMGLFGVAEVLLNTEQAIKRDIIKTRITQLLPSKEDWKASAGPVGRGTVLGFFLGILPGGGAVVASFASYALEKRLSKHPERFGHGAIEGVAGPESANNSAAGGAFIPLMTLGIPPNVVMALLLGAFVIHGLQPGPLMIQQNPTLFWGIIASMYIGNLMLLVLNLPMIGMWVQLLRLPYNVLFPLIILFTIIGVYCSSNNVFDVHVMIAFGVIGYFMRKLGYEPAPLVLAFVLGPMLENNLRKSLILSQGDLMTFVERPISAICLAFALLLLVGPLLPSLRKKREMVALDEGA
- a CDS encoding alpha/beta fold hydrolase, with protein sequence MSGPLANGHIEPMVGRYVHVEIGGELHRIYFEEHGQGIPLVCLHTAGSDARQWRHLLADAQFAENFRIIAFDMPWHGKSNPPKSWTGDEYQLTTARYTETIRAFCRALRLEKPVVMGCSIGGRIVLNLAIAHAAEFRALIGLEAADFQAPWYDTDWLNRPDVHGGEVCAALVSGLIAPQSPEPARMETLWAYKQGGPGVFKGDLYFYRVDGDLRGRVASIDTKVCKLYLLTGEYDFSCTPDDTRRTAAAIGGASVTIMEKLGHFPMSENPEQFRRYIAPVLADILTH